Within Actinosynnema pretiosum, the genomic segment CAGCCGTTCCAGCTCATCACCGGGCCGCCGTGCACCCACAGCAGCAGCGGCGCGGGCCGCTCCGGGGAGCAGCCCTCCGGCAGCACCAGGTACGACCGCACGGTGCGGCCGTCCTCGACCTGCACCTCGATCTCGGTCAGCGTGCCGGGCAGCGAGTCCAGGCCGCCGGGGGCCTGGAGGTACACCGGCTCCTGCTCGACCCCGGCCGGGTCCAGCCGGACCGGGCGGGCGGGCGAGTCCACGGCGTTGCGCAGCGCGTACAGGGCCTTGCCGTCCCGGCTGACCCGCACGTCCTGGTAGGCGCCGGTCGTGGTCATCCGCACCACGTCGCCGGTGGCCAGCTCGACCCGCCACAGCACCTGGTGGCCGACCGCGAAGGTGGTGAAGAACACCACCGCGCCGTCCGGGCTCACCAGCGGGTGCTCGGGCGAGAGGTCGAAGCCGGGCAGCAGGTCGGTGACCTCGCCGGTGGCCACGTCGATCCGCACCAGGGTGTTCTCCCACGGCTCGTCCGCCGTCGAGTCCAGGCTGCGCAGGGCGATCACGGCCGACGCGTCCGGCAGGAACGCGGGCTCGTCGTACGAGTGGCCCGCGTCCTGCGCCAGCACCCGGTCCTGGGTCCCGTCGGCGCTGGTGAGCCGGAGCCGGACGTGGTTGCCGTAGGCGGCGTCCACCTCGACGCTCTCGGTGTGCGCGACCCACCGCCCGTCGTCGCTGATCGCGACCGAGGCGAACCGGGCCCGCTCGGTGACCGGCGTCAGGTCGACCAGGTCCCCGGCGACCAGCCGGGCCGAGTCGCCGTCGACCGGTGCGGTCGTGGCCAGCAGCCTGCTGTGGAACGGGCCGAGGTCGTGGTCCCAGTACCGGATCGGGTAGCTCTCGTGCAGGATCGCCGTGACCCCGGCGTCCTCGCGCGCCTTGCGCACGTCCGCGTCCGCCTCGCCGAACCCCGCGCCCCGGTGCACCGGCGAGCCGAGCAGCACCGTGCCCGAGCCGCCCGCCACCAGCACCCGGTCGACACCGCCCGCGGGCCGGTGCAGCTCGCGGGCCTCACCGGTGGTCGGCAGCAGCCACAGCGCCGCCTTGTCCTTGGCCTCGCCGGGCTTGCGCTCCTGGTCCGGTCGCGCCGACAGGAACAGCAGCGAACCGTCCGGGGTGAACACCGGCGACGAGTCGCCCTTGGCCGAGCGGGTGAGCCTGCGCGCGGGCCGCCCACCGGTCGGGTCGACCTCCCACAGGGAGCCCTGCCAGGTCTTGCCGTCGTCCGAGAGCTCGGACACGACCGTCACCAGGCGGGAGCCGTCCGGCGACACCGCCAGCGAGCCGAGCCTGGGCAGCGCGGCGAAGCGCGCCAGGTCGGAGAAGTCCGCCGCTGATCCCGTTGTCGTCATGCGGCTCAGGCCTCCTCGCGGGCCCGGGTGAACTCCCAGGCGTCGCGGACGATGCCGGACAGGTCGGCGCGCTCGGGCTTCCAGCCCATCTCGGTGCGGGCGCGCTCGCTGGAGGCGATCAGCACGGCCGGGTCGCCCGCGCGGCGGCCGTCGACCACGGCGGGGATCGCGTGGCCGGTGACCTCGCGGCAGGCCTCGATGACCTGGTTGACGGAGAAGCCGAGCCCGTTGCCCAGGTTGTAGATGCGGTGCTCGCCTGCCGTGGCGTGCTCCAGGGCCTTCATGTGCGCGTCGGCCAGGTCGAGCACGTGGATGTAGTCGCGCACGCACGTGCCGTCGTCGGTGGGCCAGTCGTCGCCGAAGACCTTGATGCTCTCGCGCTTGCCCAGGGCGACCTGGAGCACGAGCGGGATCAGGTGGGTCTCGACGGCGTGCCGCTCGCCGAAGCGGCCGTACGCGCCCGCGACGTTGAAGTACCGCAGGCTCACGGCGGCCAGGCCGTGCGCGGCGGCGTAGGAGGTGATGGCGTGGTCGATCGCGAGCTTCGACGCGCCGTAGGTGTTGGTCGGCCGGGTCGGCGCGGTCTCCAGGATCGGGACCTGCTCGGGCTCGCCGTAGGTCGCGGCGGTGGACGAGAACACCAGCCGGGGCGTGCCGTGGGCGCGCATCGCGTCGAGCAGCTTCAGGGAGGTGACCACGTTGCCCTGCCAGTACTTGGCCGGGTCCACCATCGACTCGCCGACCAGCGACTTGGCCGCGCAGTGCACGATGCCGTCGAAGCCACCCGCGAGCACGTCGCCGATGGCGTCGTCGATGTCGGCCTGGACGAACTCGGCGCCCTCCGGCACGGCGTCCGCGTGCCCGGTGGACAGGTCGTCGAGCACGACGACCTCGTGCCCGGACTCGACCAGCCGTGCGGCGGTCACGCTGCCGACGTACCCCGCACCGCCCGTGACGAGCAGCTTCACCCTGTGTTCCCCGCTTTCCGCTTGTTCTCCACCGGCTGTCCCACCAGGTCCGGCCACGCGGTCGTGCCACGCGCTCCGGTCGAGCCGGGACGTTCGGTCCAGGTCGTGCAGTTCGGTACTTGGCAGGGGCGGGGAGCGGACGGCCCAGCCTCACGCCGACCGCTCCGCACCGACCCGAGCCGGTGCTCCCGCTCCGCACCGGAGGGCGACGCGCGCGCCACCCCCGGTGGATGTTCAGTTGTCCCCGCCCGAACGGGCGGGCCGCCCGCGTCCGCCACGAGGGCGGAGCTGCGCACCCCAAGCTTGCCGGATCGCCGAAACCACCGCTCCAGCGACCGCACCGAACGCCCACGAACCGCGCTGAACAGCGGACATGCCTGGAAGGAGGATCCAGCGAACCCCGCCGCAGCCGCAGCGACCGCGCTCCAGACCCGAGGGGATCGCTCTGCGGCCTGCCGAGGGCCGCCCGAGCCGGTCCGCGGAAGCCGGTCTGCCCGAGCCTGTCTGCGGAAGCCGGTCTGCCCGAGCCGGTCCGCGGAAGCTGGCCTGCGGAAGCCGGTCCGCGTGGCCTGCGCGGGGCCCCAGCGGGGGCCTGCGGGGGCTGCCTGAGGTAGCTCTTGCCGCCAGCCGCCAGCCGCCAGCCGCCAGCCGCCAGCCGCCAGCCGCCAGCCGCCAGCCGCTGACCGCCAGCCGCTGACCGCCAGCCGCCAGCCGCTGACCGCCAGCCGCTGACCGCCTGCTGCCTGCCATCCGCCGTTGACCGTCTGCCGTGTGCCGAATGAGTTGATCTTGCTTGTCGGGCGGCTCGGGTCTGCTTGCCGCTGCTCCGAGCGGTAGCGCCCTGCTCGGTAGTGCTCTCCGCCCGTCGAGCCGAAGGGAGGGCTGCCCGCGTTCGCGCGCCACAGCGGGGGAGTGGTCTCGTGGGGCTGCCCCGCGTGGTTGTCGCGCGGGTCCGCTCAGGACAGTGCCCGCCGCTCGGTCGGCCTGCCCAGCGGGTGTCGCGTGGGCCGGCCCTGCGGCCCAGTCCGGCCGCTGCTGGATCCGGCCGCAGTGGGATCTGCTGGATCTTGCCGCCGCTGGCCTCGGCCACCTGCTGGGGCCGCAGGGCGCCTGCCTGCCCGCAGGGCGCCTGCCTGCCCGCAGGACACCGCTCTGCCGGGGCGCGACCGGACCGCTCTGCTGCCAGGCTGCTCTGCCGCTGGCCCGTTCTGCCGCTGGCCCGGTTCACCAGCGGCTCGGCTGCTATCGGCCCGGTTGCCACCGGCTCGGCTGCCCTCGGGCCGGTCGTCGTCAGCCTGGCAGAGGTCGGGCTGGCCGCCGTTGGGCCTGCTCGCCGACCGGGTGGTCAGCGAGCAAGCCCGCTCGGTGG encodes:
- a CDS encoding S9 family peptidase, which gives rise to MTTTGSAADFSDLARFAALPRLGSLAVSPDGSRLVTVVSELSDDGKTWQGSLWEVDPTGGRPARRLTRSAKGDSSPVFTPDGSLLFLSARPDQERKPGEAKDKAALWLLPTTGEARELHRPAGGVDRVLVAGGSGTVLLGSPVHRGAGFGEADADVRKAREDAGVTAILHESYPIRYWDHDLGPFHSRLLATTAPVDGDSARLVAGDLVDLTPVTERARFASVAISDDGRWVAHTESVEVDAAYGNHVRLRLTSADGTQDRVLAQDAGHSYDEPAFLPDASAVIALRSLDSTADEPWENTLVRIDVATGEVTDLLPGFDLSPEHPLVSPDGAVVFFTTFAVGHQVLWRVELATGDVVRMTTTGAYQDVRVSRDGKALYALRNAVDSPARPVRLDPAGVEQEPVYLQAPGGLDSLPGTLTEIEVQVEDGRTVRSYLVLPEGCSPERPAPLLLWVHGGPVMSWNGWSWRWNPWLMAAKGYAVLLPDPALSLGYGQDFVRAGWGSWGGKPYTDLMAITDAAEARADIDETRTAAMGGSFGGYMANWIATRTDRFKAIVTHASLWNLDAFTGTTDDSYYWMREMGDPLQRPERITENSPHLYVADVRTPVLVIHGDKDYRVPIGEGQRLYFDLVRHGVDAKYLYFPTENHWILTPGNAGVWYETVFAFLAQHVLGEPWRRPELL
- the galE gene encoding UDP-glucose 4-epimerase GalE, whose protein sequence is MKLLVTGGAGYVGSVTAARLVESGHEVVVLDDLSTGHADAVPEGAEFVQADIDDAIGDVLAGGFDGIVHCAAKSLVGESMVDPAKYWQGNVVTSLKLLDAMRAHGTPRLVFSSTAATYGEPEQVPILETAPTRPTNTYGASKLAIDHAITSYAAAHGLAAVSLRYFNVAGAYGRFGERHAVETHLIPLVLQVALGKRESIKVFGDDWPTDDGTCVRDYIHVLDLADAHMKALEHATAGEHRIYNLGNGLGFSVNQVIEACREVTGHAIPAVVDGRRAGDPAVLIASSERARTEMGWKPERADLSGIVRDAWEFTRAREEA